GTAGGCCGAAAGAAAGCGCGTCGACCAATCGTCCGCTACGTCTTCGCGCTCACGGAACTCGGGTCTTAGAACCTTATGTACGTGGTGCCCGAGTTCGTGATAGACGACCTCACCTACAAACATCTCGCGAACAAGTGGAATCCTCCAGCGGACGCTCCGTTCACTGTCCCCGATGATTCGATCTACGAACACTTCGATCCACGCGGGCTTGCCCTGCCATTCCTGATGGTACAAACCAGCGGCATCCCTAATCCTAACCTTGCGCTTCCGCGACATTGTGGGTGAGCGCCGTCGGTCCCGGGAGAGCGAGCCCTGATTTGTCAGCACAATCGCATCAAGCCGCCGCAAATATTTGGCCGGCACAGCATCGATCAAGCGAGCAACGACGGCCCGAGCGTCGAATGGCGGCAGATAGTCGGAATAGAAGTCCTGGATTCTGACCTGGGGTCGCGCTTCGGAAGAGCCCTTGCTGTCCTGCCTCGCACTCATGAAACCGTGCGCACACGTACCCTCGCGCCTTCGGGGAGATTTTGGTCCAGCACCACCACGCCTCCTCGCACCACGCCACCGACTTCTGCCGGCTTGGGCTTGCCCGAGCCTTTGTCCATGGCCTGGTTGGCCAGGCGGTCGGCGGCACGGTTCTGCTCGCGCGGCACGTGCTCGATAACGAACCAGTCGAGTTGAGCGGTTAACGCTCTAGCGCGCTCAAAGAGCGGCCGCAGTTCGGGACTCTTCACCTTGTACTGGCCGCGCATCTGGCGCACCAGGAGTTCCGAGTCGGCCAGCGCGCGCAACGCGTTCTGGCCGTGCGCGCGGGCGTAGTCGAGGGCGGCGATCAGACCGCAGTACTCGGCGTGGTTGTTGGTCTTCTGCCCGAGGTACTCGCTCAACTCGGCCAGCTTCTTGCCGGAAGCGTCCTCAATGATCACCCCGTAGGCGGCCGGACCCGGATTGCCGCGCGACCCGCCATCGACGCGCGCGACGATGTGACCGGCAGGAGGCCCTGCGGCCGGTCTGTCGTGCGCCTCAAACAGCGAGCCGGGCTTACGTGCCGGACGGGACATGGGGCGAGTGTAAAGCAAACCACGAAGGGGAGACGAAAGAACTACCCACTGGCCACTTACTTACCTTCCATCGGCCAGGCGGGTGGCCAGGCGCTCGGGCAGCTTGGCGGCCTGGATTCTTTTCTGCGCCGCTCCGATGTCATAGGGCACGCGATGGAAGCTGATGCTGTAGTCGGAGCTGTCGAACAGAGCGAAGGCGGCGCGGGGGTCGCCATCGCGAGGCTGGCCGACCGACCCGGGATTGATCAGGTAGCGGGCGGTCTTGCGCAGCGGAATCTGGTAGCTCTCTTTTTCGTTCGGCAACCGATAGTTCGGGCGGATGGTCTCGACCACGTCGGCCTCGAGGGAAAACGCGCCCTGGATGTGGGTGTGGCCGAAAAAGGTCAGCGGCAGTTCGCTGCGCAGCAGGGGCTCCACCGCGTCGCGGATGACGATGACGTACTCGTCCTCGTCGAGCGGCGAGCCGTGCACGAACTGCGCGTCGGCGAGCGAATCCAACTTCAGCGGGCCCTGGGGAAGCTGCTTGAGCCAATCGAGGTTCTCGGGCGTAAGCGCCTGCTTGGTCCAGAGCGCGGCCAGGCCGGCAATGGGATTGAAG
Above is a window of Terriglobales bacterium DNA encoding:
- a CDS encoding metallophosphoesterase family protein, with the protein product MRLLLIADIHSSLEGFEATMAAAPAHDVIVNLGDVVGYGAAPNEVTDRCRALKCLTVRGNHDKACSGVSGVESFNPIAGLAALWTKQALTPENLDWLKQLPQGPLKLDSLADAQFVHGSPLDEDEYVIVIRDAVEPLLRSELPLTFFGHTHIQGAFSLEADVVETIRPNYRLPNEKESYQIPLRKTARYLINPGSVGQPRDGDPRAAFALFDSSDYSISFHRVPYDIGAAQKRIQAAKLPERLATRLADGR
- a CDS encoding ribonuclease HI family protein, whose translation is MSRPARKPGSLFEAHDRPAAGPPAGHIVARVDGGSRGNPGPAAYGVIIEDASGKKLAELSEYLGQKTNNHAEYCGLIAALDYARAHGQNALRALADSELLVRQMRGQYKVKSPELRPLFERARALTAQLDWFVIEHVPREQNRAADRLANQAMDKGSGKPKPAEVGGVVRGGVVVLDQNLPEGARVRVRTVS